CATCATCGACGAGGGCACCCCGGTCGAGACGGCGGAGAAGGCCATCGAGCCCCTCGGCCTGCCGATGTCCCCGCTGGTGCTGCTGGAGCTCGTCGGCCCGGCCATCGGCCTGCACGTCTCCGAGACCCTGAACCGCGCGTTCCCGGACCGCTTCACGGTCTCCGGGAACCTCGCGGCGGTCGTCAAGGCCGGCAAGCGCGGCTTCTACGTCTACGACTCCGGCGCGCCGGTCCTGGACCCCGAGGTCGCCGCGCTCCTCGAGCAGGGCGACACCGTCCTGACCGAGGAGCAGGTCCGTGACCGCGTCCTGGACGCGGTGGCGCAGGAGATCGGCCTGATGCTGGCCGAGGGCGTCGTCGCCGAGCCCCAGGACATCGACCTGTGCCTGATCACCGGCGCGGGCTGGCCCTTCCACCTGGGCGGCATCACGCCGTACCTGGACCGCGAGGGCGTCTCCGAGCGCGTCAACGGGAAGCGGTTCCTGGAGCCGGGCGTGGCCAGCGTTCCCGCGTAGCACGCAGAGCAGTACCCCGCGTGAAGCGGTGAAGGGCACGACCCGGTCACGGGTCGTGCCCTTCGCACTGCCCCTGGAACACCGCAGTCGACAGGCTCGTGTCAGGATGTCGCATCTCACCCCCAGACATGGACGGCCCTCCCCGTTCCGGGAGAATCGGCGGTCACGGACGGTCATGGCGATCAGCAACAGGCCGTTGAGCCGGAGAACACTCCTGCTCGCGGGTGGCGGCACCGTCGTCACCGCCACCGCGACAGGCGTGTTCCTCGGCAGGCGTGAACAGCGGGCACCGTCTCCCCCGGGTGCTGTGGGACCGTTCGACATCGACGCCGCCGCGGAACTGCTGCGGCCCACTCCACTGCACGACATCACCGGACCGCAGTCGATCGCGTTCGACGAGCACGGCCGCCTGTACGCGCTCCAGGTCATGCAGGGTGGCATCCGGCTGCCGGACGAGGAGCGCACCTTGTCCGGGAAGGCGCGGCGACTGGCCGGAGACATGTGCGTCACGGCGTACACCCGCGGCGGATCGGCTGCGCGGCACATGTACCTGCGCGGATTCGGACACGGCATCTCGATGGGAATCGAGCCGTCCGGGGACGGCCCGATGCTCTGGGTGGAATGCGACGCCGACACCGGTACCGGGTACGGACGTGCCGTGGCCCGCGTCCCCTTCCGCCACGGCACGGTGCTGGACAGCACGTCACCCTCGGTACGCCACCACCGGCCCCTGCCCCGCAGCCACCGGATCCATCCGGCCGTGGACGTGGCCGGCAATCGCATCCTGCTGAGCCACCGGGCAGGACGGTCCCAGCGGTACGCGGTCTACGCCCTGGACGAGTTCCTCGCGGGCTCGTACCGACCACTGTTCGACCGCAGGAACAACGCCCTGCGCAGCGGCGAGACACTTCAGGGCTGCGCCGTGCACGGAGATCACGTCTACCAGCTCACGGGGACTCCCTACACGGACTCGGAGGGGGTCAATCCGCCGGAGGACGGCGGGAACACCTACGTGTCCGCCATCGACATGCGCAGCGGGAAAACCGTCGGGCGGCGCAAGGTCTCGGTAGCGCTCAGCCTGCCTTTCCGTGAGCCGGAAGGGCTCGCAGTCCGGCCGGGGACCCGGACCGAACTCTGTGTGGCGTTCTCGGTGAAGTCCGACGCCCGGCGGAAGGTCGCTGTCTACGCGTGTCCGGCCTGACCACGAAAGGCCGAGTCGGTGCGACCGTCACCCAGCGTGAAAGCTGGTGCGCATACGATCACACGAAGCGAGCAATTCATAACTCTTCGGCATCCGGTCGTCCAATGTTCGACTTTTCCCCTCTGAAAGTTCACTAAATCTTTCACAGCAATCTAAAGTTCCATCTGCTGCTTCACGAGCTCCTGACGCACCGTCCGCCCCTCAGCTGAATCCCGCGGCTCGGCCCCCCCACTGTGATGACGTGCGGCACTCCCCCGCTCCCGCCGGCACCGTCGCCGTGCGTTCGCACAAGATCACTGAAGGAGGGGCTGTCCCCCGATGGGCAAGCCACAGCGCCAAGCCGCGCTCGGTATTCTGATCACGGTTGCCCTGGTGGGCAGCTTCGTCGCCATGATGGCGGCGGTCGTGATGGTTTCCCTCCCCGTCTTCGCCTACGCCGCGGCAGTCAGCTACGGAGCGGACCTCCTCCTTCACACCGCCCAGTCCTCGACGCTGGACCGCCTCAGGGACTCGCGCTTCGGCCTCACCATCCGCTTCCTGATCCGGCAGTTCCTGCTGCTGGCCCTCTGCGGCGTCATGATCGACCTCGATTCGTTCGTCGTACAGATGACAGCGGTCGGACTCCTGCTCCTCTTCGTCATGCAGCTCGTCTACGGGGCTCTGCTCAAGCGGGTCCGGTCCGAACGCGCGGCACTGCCGTTCACCACCCGCGGGCTGGACCTGGAGGCCCTCGGCATCAGGCGTCTGCCGCACCCGTTCCTGACGAACAAGCACGTCCGCAAGATGCTGCACCTGGACGTACCGCTGGTCGCCGGGGCCATCGGCACGATCGCCACGGACGACTGGCGGTACGTGACCTTCGGTGGGATCGCGACGGTCTGGCTCGCCTTCGTCGCGGTGCTGGTCCTGCTGCCGGGCGCCAAGAACGCGCTGATCCTGCCCAGCCCCGACGAAGCCCTGGACGAGCTCAACTGGCAGCTCGGGCAGTACCGGCCGCAGGTCGCGCTGTACTTCACCTTCGCCGCGGTGTCCCGGGACTTCATGTACCAGGTGAACATGTGGCTGGAGTCGCTGGAGGCGCTGGACCTGCGCCCGATCATCGTCCTGCGCGAACGTGCGACCCTGCGCTACCTCGACGCCACCTCCGTACCGGTCATCTGCGTTCCCAAGGCCGAGAACCTGGCACGGGTCGAGATGCCGGAGCTGCGCGTCACCCTCTACCCGGGCAACGCCGGCAAGAACGTGCACATGCTGCAGCGCCACGAGGTCAAGCACGTCTTCATCGGCCACGGCGACAGCGACAAGCTCGCCAGCAGCAACCGGGTCAGCAAGGTCTTCGACGAGATCTGGGTCGCCGGCCGCGCCGGCCGTGACCGGTACGAGCGCATCAAGCACGCCGTCTCCGCCCACCAGATCGTCGAGGTCGGCCGTCCTCAGCTGATGCCCCTGCGCCGGTGGACCGGCTCGGTCAATCACGAGACGCCCACCGTCATCTACGCCCCCACCTGGGAGGGCTGGACCGACGACGCCTGCTACACCTCGGTCATCCCCGCCGGTGAGCACCTGATACGCATGCTGCTCTCGCACGAGCGCAAGCTTCGGATCATCTACAAGCCCCACCCGCTGACCGGTACCCGCTCTCCCGCAGCGGCGGCCGCGCACCGGCGCATCATCGCTCTCCTGCGAGAGGACAACGCCCGCCGGTTCGGCAGGAAGGTCACGGACTCGAAGGTCGCTGCCCGCAGGCTGGCGCGCATCGACAAGCGGCTCACCGACCTCCAGGAGCGCGGGGTCCGGTCCAAGTACCCGGATCTGTCCGAGGACGAGCGGACTGCCCGGATCCGCAAGTTCCGCGATCAGGCCGGCGCGCTCTACTGGGACTCGCTGCCCGTCGACGCCCACCACGTGGTGACGGAGAGGGTGCCTTCCCTGTACGACTGCTTCAACCACTCGGACCTGCTCATCGGCGACATGTCGAGCGTGGTCTCCGACTTCGTGGCGACGAGGAAGCCGTACGCGATCTTCAACCTGGAAGGGCTGCCGGACGCGGAGTTCAGGAACGAGCAGCGGACCGCCTACGCCTCGTATCTGCTCGACCGCGAGTGCAACGGCCTGGAGGAAGCGCTCACGGCGATGTTCTCCCGTGACCAGGACGTCATGGCCCCGTACCGGGAACAGCTCAAGGAATACCTGCTCGGCCCGGACCACCCGCCGTCGACCGTGCGGTTCGCCGAGGCGGCGAACGACCTCTATCGCCGCGGGCTCGAGGACTTCCCGATCGAGTACCCGACGTTCGCGGAGGTCCCCGACCAGCCACGCCAGCCGGCGTGACCGTCTGCGCGCCTCCCGCACCGCCCTTTCGCCCTTCCTGAAGGAAGCAGGACGTCTTGACCTCCCGCACAACCCGCCGCCGTACCGTCGCCGTCGTCCTCGCCGGCGGTACAGGGCAGCGCATCGGACTGTCCATACCGAAGCAGCTTCTGAAGATCGCCGGGAAGCCGATCCTCGAGCACACTCTGCAGATCTTCGAGGCCGCTCCGGACGTGGACGACGTCCTGGTCCTGATGACGCCGGACCACGTGGCCGAGGCCCGCCGGATCGTGGCCCGAGCCGGATTCCGCAAGGTGTCCCACGTCATCGCGGGAGGTGCGACCCGGAGCGAGACCACCACGCTGGCCATCGAGGCGGCTGCCGCCCTTCCCGGCGGGGACGAGGACTGCAACCTGCTCTTCCACGACGCCGTACGTCCGCTGCTGTCCCAGCGGGTGATCACGGAGTGCGTCGAGGCGCTGAACCGCTACCGCGCCGTCGACGTGGCCATCCCTTCGGCCGACACGGTGATCGTGACGCGGACGCACGGTGACGACGGCGAGTTCATCACCGAGGTGCCGGACCGCGCCCGGCTCGGACGCGGGCAGACGCCCCAGGGGTTCCGGCTGTCCACCATCCGGCGCGCGTACGAACTGGCGGCGGCCGATCCGCTCTTCCGGGCCACCGACGACTGCTCGGTCGTCGTGAAGTACCTGCCCGATGTCCCCGTCCACGTGGTCACGGGCGACGAGTACAACATGAAGATCACTCAGCCGGTGGACGTCTTCATCGCCGACAAGCTGTTCCAGCTCGCTTCGACCACCGCCCCGGCGCACAGCGCCGAGAAGTTCTACCGGGACCGTCTGTCGGGCCGTACCATGCTCGTCTTCGGCGGCTCGTACGGGATCGGTGCGGACATCGCCAGGATCGCCGAGGAGTACGGAGCCCGGGTCCACGCGCTCGGACGTTCCACCACGGGCACCCATGTGGAGAACCCCGACCAGGTCGACGAGGCGTTCGCCCGCGCCTACGCGGAGACCGGGCGTGTCGACTACGTGGTCAACACGGCGGGCGTGCTGCGGATCGGGCGGCTCGACGCCACGGACAGCGCGACCGTCAAGGAGGCCATGGAGGTCAACTTCCTCGCGCCGGTGAACATCGCGCGCACGGCCTACAAGTACCTCGCGGAGAGCAGGGGGCAGCTGCTGCTCTTCACGTCCAGCAGCTACACACGTGGGCGCGCGGAGTACAGCCTGTACTCCTCCACGAAGGCGGCCATGGTGAATCTGACCCAGGCGCTCTCGGACGAGTGGGCCGAGGACGGGATCAGGGTCAACTGCGTGAATCCCGAGCGGACCGCCACGCCGATGCGGACGAAGGCCTTCGGCCAGGAGCCGGAGGGGTCGCTGCTCACTTCCGAGGAAGTCGCGCACAGCTCCCTGGACGTACTCCTCTCCGGCATGACCGGTCACGTGATCGACGTACGCCGCCAGGACCCGATGTCGCTCCCGGGGTCCGCCTTCGAGTCCGCCCTCTCGAAGGTTCTGACGCGCTCCGAGAACCAGACGCTGTGAGCCGCACTCAGCAGTGCCACTGATCCAGGAGACACCTTGAAGATCGCCTTTCTGATGTACAGCGCCTACGGGCAGGCGGGCACGTCGGTCGCGACGCAGACCCTTGCCAACTCCCTCGCCGCCCGGCAGCACGAGGTCGAGCTGGTCAGTGTGTTCCAGTACCACGACGCGCCGCCGCTCCGGTTCGCACCGAACATCCGACTCCACACCCTCGTGGACACACGGAACGGCTCCGCGGACCTTGAGAACCCGCAGCACTCCGTGGCGTCCGATCACTGCACCGGCTTCAAGGCGGATGACAGGAACCGCTACAGCCGGCTCATGGACGAACGTGCGGCCGCCTATCTGCAGGGGACCGACGCGGACGTCGTCATCGCCACCGCGCCGAACACCATCGCGCTGCTGACCTCACTGGGTACGGGGCAGTACACAACACTTGGCCAGGCACACACCCACTACCACCACCAGACCGCCTCCTCGCGGAAGATGCTGGACGCCGCCATCCCCCAGCTGGACGGCTTCGTGACGGTCACCGCGAAGGACGCCCAGACCCACCGGGACGCGTACGGCGCTGTAGGGACGCTCTTCCACGCCATCCCCAACGCCGTCACGAGCACGTTCATGCGTGCGGAGGTCCGCGAGTCCCGCATCGTCACCGCCTCGGGCAGGCTCGTCGACTGGAAGCGGTTCGACCTTCTCGTCAGCGCGTTCGCCCAGCTCGGCAGGAAGTACCCCGACTGGACACTACGTGTCTACGGGAGCGGGGAGGAGAAGGCGAAACTGCGCAAGCTGATCGACAGCCTGGGCGCGAACGAGCGCGTACTCCTCATGGGCCACACCAAGCACCTCCGCGAGGAGCTGGCCAAGGCCGCCCTGCACACATCGACGTCGACGGACGAGACATTCGGGCTGACCATCGTGGAGGCCATGACGTGTGGCGTGCCCGTCCTCAGCACCGCCGGTCCGCACGGCCCGTCCGAGATCATCTCGGACGGCGTGGACGGCGCCCTGTCGCCGGTGGGTGACGTCGACGCCTTCGCCAAGAACCTCGACTGGCTGCTCGGCGACGCCGAACTGCGTGCGCGGCTGGGCGCCAACGCCGTGGAGAAGTCCCGGCTCTACAGCAACGAGTCACAGGCCCAGAGCTACGAGACCTACCTCGCGCAGTTGCTGACCGCCCGCGACTACCGTCCCGAGGCCTTCTGCCGTGCCACGTCGACGGGAGATCTGGAGTTCGTCCTCGACCCCGCGCGGGCACCTGGTGAGCGCTTCACGGTGCTGTGCGTCAATGCTGCGGACGGCAGGCAGGCACTGATGGCCGCTCCCGTGGAACACACGGCGAACGGACACCTGTACGCCTCCGTTCCGGCCAGGCTCCGCCTGACCAGCGGCACCTGGAACGTACTTCTGCGCCGCGAGGACGACGGAGTCATGCGTCGCGTGCGGGTCACGGAACTCCAGAGTTCGGCGAACTCGCTCATCTCCTCCCCCGCGGAAGCGAGCCCGGTGAGCTTCAGGTCGTTCGCGCGCTCGGCGGACGGCGGCTACCTGCAGATCGTGTCCCGGGAGTTCCCCGCCCACGCGGAGGTGCTCTCCGTCGAGACGAACGGCTCCCATCTGACCGTTCAGCTCTACGCGTTGGGTGTCACAGCCGCCCAGGGCGGGCCCCAGGTGGACGTTTCGGGCCAGGGGGCCCAGATCATCGCCCAGAGCCGCAAGAACGCGGGCTCCTTCTTCACCATCCCCTGCGCGTTCTCGAACGGAGGCGCGAGCTTCACCATCGACCTCCAGCAGTACGCCGACCGGATGATCGACGTCGACACGATCTGGGACCTCTCCCTGAGCATCCCGGAGAACCTCACCGTCTCGGGACAGTCGCACCGGCTCAGGCTCGGCCGCTTCGGCGACGACATCGTGCAGCGCAAGCCCGTCCACGTCTACGCGAAGCCGAGCGTCACCACCGTGGAGGGCCGGTCGGTGACGTACAACCCGTACTACACGGACAGCAACTATCTCTCGATCGGGCTGAAGCCGATGTCGTGAGCGTCTTCACGGACACCTGCCGTCGGCCTCCGGCTCAGGACGGTCACCGAGCCGCTGCGCATCGCACGTCAGACACGGACCGAGGGCTCCAGCGCGAGCCCGGGCTCGCGGTTCTGACGTGCGATGCGCAGCGCACCTTGCTCGTCGATCAGGGCGAGTACCACCCGGCCGTAGGCGTCGCAGGCGAGCGCGGGGCCGCCGACGCAGTGTTCGCCGGTGGGTGACCACCACACTCCCCCTCCTTCGTTCTCCGTACCGCACGCGGTGAGCATGACCTGACCGTCGAGGGCACGGTGGGCCAGCACGGTGCAGTCGTAGCCGTCGAGCGGGGCTCGCAGCGCTGCGACCGGATCGGGCGAGGAAGCGCCGCCCAGCGGGATCGCCCACGTGCCCGGGCGGTAGGCCACGATGCCGCCGGTGGCGTCGTCGGCCCAGTAGTAGGTCACTCTCCCCGGCGCCGTCTCCAGACCGGCAGCGGTGCCCGGGGCGTGGCCGAAGGGGATGTCCTGATCCCGCTGGTAGCTCCCCTCGGGCTCATGCTGACGCAGGTGCAGCGCCGCCCCGCCGGAGGGTGCCAGGATCGAGACGCATCCGGCTTCCGTGGCCACGGCGGCGATTCCGTCGAGTACGGGCCTGGCCTTGAGATCCTGCCAGGCATGCCACGTGCCACCCGCCTTCTCACGACGCACCAGCAGGCTGCCGCCCGCGTTGCGCACGAAGACGTGGACCGCGCCGGAGGAACTGACCGCAGGCGTCGGGGTACCGAGCCCGGCCGCCTTCTCCCGCTCGGCGTGCGGATTGCCCAGCGAGTGCCACTGGGTTGTGGGGCGGCCTGTCTGGAACTGGGTGGCGCTCACCAGATCGACGGCGTCACCGCCGTCCCTGTGCACGGTCCGGCGGCCGACGAGGTGCACGAAGCCGTCCTGTCCCTGGACGACCGACAAGTCGGTCAGGCCCGGCACGGGGAGGAGTTCGGGACCTGTCCATGTCGTGTCCCCGGGGCGGTTCTCCGTCCAGCGGAGCACCCCTTCGGCCCCGAGGGCGTAAGCGGTGAGCCGGCCGTCCTTGCCCAGCACGAGCCACTGACCACGTGCGGCCCCCAGTGCCCGGTGACGCGAGGTCCCCTGCTCATCGGCACCCTGGGCAGGGGACTTCCCCTGAACACTGCGCCTCGATCTGACCGGCATGGCGTGAGGTCGTCCTTCCGCGAAGCTCCTCGGCCCCCGTCCGGGTCCGCTTCTGCGTCCCGGCACCCGGCAGGCCGGACGCACTCATCATAGAATCTCCGCCCGATCACCGAACACCAGGACCCATCACATATCGGCGTCGTTGACGTGGTTCGGCGAGAAGGCCCACAAACATGGCGTGCGTGCACAAAGACGGAAGACAGGGCGAAGATTTACACAAGATTCGAAAGCTTGTCTATACTCTTCGGTCAGCCCCCTCACATGAGTGGACCGGCCCCACCCGAGTCCCCAACTCCGCACCCAGCCCTCACGGGCCACAGACCAAGGGACTCGTGCAGGATGACCCACGACGCCGTCACCCCCGGCTCACGCGCCTCACGCAGGGCGGAAGCACCGAAGCGGGGCCGCAAGAAGGAACGCAGGCGCCGCCGCGGTCTGAAGATCACCCTCCTCGTGCTCCTCGCGCTCCTGCTCGCGGGCGGTGGTGCCGCGTACTGGATGTACCAGGACCTCGACGGCAACATCCAGGGCGTCGACATCAACAAGGCGCTCGGTGAGGACCGTCCCGAGAAGCTCCCCACCACCGGCCAGAACCTGCTCGTCCTCGGCTCCGACTCGCGCGCCGGGGCGGAGAACCAGGAGCTGGGCGGGGGCGGTGCCGTCAGCGGTGCGCGCTCCGACACCGCGCTGGTCGTGCACATACCCGAGGGCCGCACCGAGGCCGTCGCCGTCTCCATCCCCCGCGACACCCTGGTGACCCGGCCCGAGTGCACCAGGTCGGACGGTTCGACGATGGCGTCCGCCGAGCGCGTCATGTTCAACTCCGTGTACTCCCAGGTCGGTCCGGCCTGTGTGGTGAAGACGGTGGAGAAGATGTCCGGGGTCAGGATCGACCACTACCTGGAGATCAACTTCGCCGGGTTCAAGGACCTCGTCGACGCGATCGGCGGCGTCACCGTCAAGGTCGACGAACCGATCAAGGACAAGGCCTCCGGACTCGACCTGACCGCCGGTACGCACAAGCTCGACGGCACCCAGTCCCTCGCCTACGTCCGCACCCGGCACGGCGTCGGGGACGGCAGTGACCTCGGCCGCATCGGGCTCCAGCAGCAGTTCCTGCTCGCACTGCTTACCGAGATCAAGTCGCAGGACCTGCTGGGCAGTCCGACGACGACGTACAAGATCGCCAATTCCGCGACCAAGTCGCTGACGACCGACGAGGGACTCGCCTCGCTGACCTCGCTCAGCGAGTTCGCCCGCTCGATGAACGGTGTCGACCCCTCCTCCATGGAGACGATCATGCTGCCGGTCGCCTACGACAAGCAGGACCCGAACCGCGTGGTGGCGGCGGAGCCGCAGGCCGGCAGCCTCTGGAAGGCGATCCGCACGGACGGCACGATCCCGGACTCGGCGAAGAAGTCTCCGGCCACCGGGGGCTGACCTGGCATCCTTCAGGGATGACAGGTGACAGGACCCTGGTGGTCGTCGATGCTGCCAACGTCGTGGGCTCCGTGCCCGACGGCTGGTGGAGGGACCGGCGCGGAGCGGCCGAGCGGCTGCGTGACTCACTGGTCCCGTACGCCGCCGCCGGGCTGCCGGGGCACCCCGGTCCCGTCGAGCTCGTACTCGTCGTGGAGGGTGCCGCGCGCGGGGTCGCGTCCGTGCCGGAGGTGCGGGTGGAAGCGGCGCCGGGTAGCGGGGACGATCTGATCGCCGAGCTGGCCGCCGCCGCCCGCGGCGTACGGTCCTGCGTCGTCGTGACGGCCGACCGGGAACTGCGGCAGCGGGCCGAGGCGTGCGGGGCCAGCTGCACGGGCCCCCGCACGGTACGGCCGCTGCCGCCGTCCCACGGCGCCTGACAGGGTCAGGAGCCCTTCGCCATGCGGCTGTTGCGGCGCCCGTACACGAAGTAGATGATCACTCCGATCACCATCCAGATCCCGAACCGCAGCCAGGTCTCCGCAGGCAGGTTCAGCATCAGCCAGACCGAGGCCGCCACCGAGACGATCGGCAGCAGCGGCACCCACGGCGTACGGAAGGCGCGGTGCAGTTCGGGGCGGGTGCGGCGCAGCACGATCACGCCGAGGGCGACGACCACGAACGCGAAGAGCGTGCCGATGTTCACCAGGGTCGCGAGTTCGTTGATGCTCGTGAAGCCGGCGACGATCGCGATGATCACACCGAGCAGGATGGTCGGGCGGTAGGGGGTCCCGAACCGCGGGTGCGTCTTGGAGAAGAACCGCGGCAGCAGTCCGTCGCGGCTCATCGCGAAGAAGACCCGGGTCTGGCCGAGCAGCAGGATCATGCAGACCGTGGTGAGGCCGACCGCGGCGCCGAAGCTGATGACTCCCGCGTAGAAGGGGTGCCCGACGGCCTTGAACGCGTCGGCG
The DNA window shown above is from Streptomyces sp. Alt3 and carries:
- a CDS encoding signaling protein; translation: MAISNRPLSRRTLLLAGGGTVVTATATGVFLGRREQRAPSPPGAVGPFDIDAAAELLRPTPLHDITGPQSIAFDEHGRLYALQVMQGGIRLPDEERTLSGKARRLAGDMCVTAYTRGGSAARHMYLRGFGHGISMGIEPSGDGPMLWVECDADTGTGYGRAVARVPFRHGTVLDSTSPSVRHHRPLPRSHRIHPAVDVAGNRILLSHRAGRSQRYAVYALDEFLAGSYRPLFDRRNNALRSGETLQGCAVHGDHVYQLTGTPYTDSEGVNPPEDGGNTYVSAIDMRSGKTVGRRKVSVALSLPFREPEGLAVRPGTRTELCVAFSVKSDARRKVAVYACPA
- a CDS encoding bifunctional cytidylyltransferase/SDR family oxidoreductase; the protein is MTSRTTRRRTVAVVLAGGTGQRIGLSIPKQLLKIAGKPILEHTLQIFEAAPDVDDVLVLMTPDHVAEARRIVARAGFRKVSHVIAGGATRSETTTLAIEAAAALPGGDEDCNLLFHDAVRPLLSQRVITECVEALNRYRAVDVAIPSADTVIVTRTHGDDGEFITEVPDRARLGRGQTPQGFRLSTIRRAYELAAADPLFRATDDCSVVVKYLPDVPVHVVTGDEYNMKITQPVDVFIADKLFQLASTTAPAHSAEKFYRDRLSGRTMLVFGGSYGIGADIARIAEEYGARVHALGRSTTGTHVENPDQVDEAFARAYAETGRVDYVVNTAGVLRIGRLDATDSATVKEAMEVNFLAPVNIARTAYKYLAESRGQLLLFTSSSYTRGRAEYSLYSSTKAAMVNLTQALSDEWAEDGIRVNCVNPERTATPMRTKAFGQEPEGSLLTSEEVAHSSLDVLLSGMTGHVIDVRRQDPMSLPGSAFESALSKVLTRSENQTL
- a CDS encoding glycosyltransferase; translated protein: MKIAFLMYSAYGQAGTSVATQTLANSLAARQHEVELVSVFQYHDAPPLRFAPNIRLHTLVDTRNGSADLENPQHSVASDHCTGFKADDRNRYSRLMDERAAAYLQGTDADVVIATAPNTIALLTSLGTGQYTTLGQAHTHYHHQTASSRKMLDAAIPQLDGFVTVTAKDAQTHRDAYGAVGTLFHAIPNAVTSTFMRAEVRESRIVTASGRLVDWKRFDLLVSAFAQLGRKYPDWTLRVYGSGEEKAKLRKLIDSLGANERVLLMGHTKHLREELAKAALHTSTSTDETFGLTIVEAMTCGVPVLSTAGPHGPSEIISDGVDGALSPVGDVDAFAKNLDWLLGDAELRARLGANAVEKSRLYSNESQAQSYETYLAQLLTARDYRPEAFCRATSTGDLEFVLDPARAPGERFTVLCVNAADGRQALMAAPVEHTANGHLYASVPARLRLTSGTWNVLLRREDDGVMRRVRVTELQSSANSLISSPAEASPVSFRSFARSADGGYLQIVSREFPAHAEVLSVETNGSHLTVQLYALGVTAAQGGPQVDVSGQGAQIIAQSRKNAGSFFTIPCAFSNGGASFTIDLQQYADRMIDVDTIWDLSLSIPENLTVSGQSHRLRLGRFGDDIVQRKPVHVYAKPSVTTVEGRSVTYNPYYTDSNYLSIGLKPMS
- a CDS encoding LCP family protein translates to MTHDAVTPGSRASRRAEAPKRGRKKERRRRRGLKITLLVLLALLLAGGGAAYWMYQDLDGNIQGVDINKALGEDRPEKLPTTGQNLLVLGSDSRAGAENQELGGGGAVSGARSDTALVVHIPEGRTEAVAVSIPRDTLVTRPECTRSDGSTMASAERVMFNSVYSQVGPACVVKTVEKMSGVRIDHYLEINFAGFKDLVDAIGGVTVKVDEPIKDKASGLDLTAGTHKLDGTQSLAYVRTRHGVGDGSDLGRIGLQQQFLLALLTEIKSQDLLGSPTTTYKIANSATKSLTTDEGLASLTSLSEFARSMNGVDPSSMETIMLPVAYDKQDPNRVVAAEPQAGSLWKAIRTDGTIPDSAKKSPATGG
- a CDS encoding NTP pyrophosphohydrolase, which codes for MTGDRTLVVVDAANVVGSVPDGWWRDRRGAAERLRDSLVPYAAAGLPGHPGPVELVLVVEGAARGVASVPEVRVEAAPGSGDDLIAELAAAARGVRSCVVVTADRELRQRAEACGASCTGPRTVRPLPPSHGA